A single region of the Coregonus clupeaformis isolate EN_2021a unplaced genomic scaffold, ASM2061545v1 scaf3561, whole genome shotgun sequence genome encodes:
- the LOC123490248 gene encoding LOW QUALITY PROTEIN: interleukin-1 receptor accessory protein-like (The sequence of the model RefSeq protein was modified relative to this genomic sequence to represent the inferred CDS: deleted 1 base in 1 codon), whose translation GEAGWLSCPLFSHPTVYNYNSAQAAGLNLVWYHVAAGQDLEQPIDFHHPDQRLSKERERLWLQPTTMQDTGQYICMLRNRTSCAKIAVRLVVVPRGQNPNCEVKSAVPPTLVIAPIQEGKTLTCPDLEDIKRPNSSHSVTWYHDCKAFRNFDRVLKEDKLVIYIMFEHYQGLYHCVVTYETKGRVINFTRVVNVTAVSSSGLPKEPNILNPAKEQLYPVKQGSEVNLICQVSLPYLEGPRETWWTINGKTVEQLADPRISFTSRVVLDYFGDWTVENVLHIQDFSSEDLTREYNCSGRNNRGNATRRAMLEEEVYLPSVELGCGLGVTLFLMLVLFLVYNIFWLELLLLYRSWFGTDERCTDDKEYDIYISYARNSDEEQFVLLTLRRVLENELGYTVCIFDRDSLPGGTITDETLTFVGRSRRLLVVLSPGYGLQGTQALLELKAGLDSMAWGGHLRVILVQYKPLRRDGWVRELRRARVALALVRWQGDKSSDLSSRFWKRLRVELPVRRIEDPLQSQVTRYHCRI comes from the exons GGGGGAGGCAGGCTGGCTGTCCTGCCCTCTCTTCTCCCACCCCACTGTCTACAACTACAACTCGGCCCAGGCAGCGGGCCTCAACCTGGTGTGGTACCACGTGGCTGCAGGTCAGGACCTGGAACAGCCCATCGACTTCCACCACCCCGACCAGAGGCTCagcaaggagagggagaggctgtGGCTGCAGCCAACCACCATGCAGGACACGGGCCAGTACATCTGCATGCTGAG AAACAGGACATCGTGTGCCAAGATTGCCGTGCGCCTGGTGGTGGTGCCACGTGGCCAGAACCCTAACTGTGAGGTGAAGTCTGCTGTGCCTCCCACCCTAGTCATCGCGCCAATACAGGAGGGCAAGACCCtaacctgccctgacctggaggACATCAAGCGACCTAACTCTAGCCACTCTGTCACCTGGTACCAT GATTGTAAGGCCTTCAGGAACTTTGATCGTGTGCTCAAAGAAGACAAGCTGGTCATCTATATAATGTTCGAGCACTACCAAGGACTGTACCACTGTGTGGTCACTTATGAGACCAAAGGAAGAGTCATCAACTTCACTAGAGTGGTCAATGTAACTGCAGTGT CTTCCAGTGGTTTACCCAAAGAGCCCAATATACTCAACCCTGCCAAGGAGCAACTCTATCCTGTCAAACAAG GGTCAGAGGTGAATCTCATATGC CAAGTGTCGTTGCCCTACCTGGAAGGACCCAGGGAGACCTGGTGGACCATCAATGGGAAGACTGTAGAGCAGCTAGCTGACCCCCGCATCTCATTCACTTCTAG GGTGGTGTTGGATTATTTTGGGGACTGGACAGTTGAGAATGTGCTCCACATCCAGGACTTCAGCTCAGAGGACCTGACCAGAGAATACAACTGCTCTGGACGCAATAACCGAGGCAATGCCACCCGCAGGGCAATGCTAGAAGAGGAGG TGTACCTGCCATCCGTGGAGCTGGGTTGTGGCCTGGGCGTGACTCTGTTCCTGATGCTGGTGCTGTTCCTGGTCTATAACATCTTCTGGCTGGAGCTGCTGCTGCTCTATCGCTCCTGGTTCGGAACTGACGAACGCTGTACAG ACGACAAGGAGTATGACATCTACATCTCGTATGCAAGGAATAGCGACGAGGAGCAATTTGTCCTCTTGACACTGCGCAGGGTCCTGGAGAACGAGCTGGGATATACTGTCTGCATCTTCGACAGGGACAGCCTTCCTGGAGGGA CCATCACAGACGAGACGCTGACCTTTGTGGGCCGCAGTCGCCGCCTCCTGGTGGTGCTCAGCCCAGGATACGGCCTCCAGGGGACCCAGGCCCTGCTGGAGCTCAAGGCAGGGCTGGACAGCATGGCGTGGGGTGGGCATCTACGAGTCATCCTGGTCCAGTATAAGCCACTGAGGCGGGACGGCTGGGTGCGCGAGCTGAGGCGGGCGAGGGTGGCCCTGGCGCTGGTCCGTTGGCAAGGGGACAAATCCAGTGATCTGTCCTCTAGGTTCTGGAAGCGACTGCGTGTGGAGCTGCCTGTCAGAAGGATTGAAGACCCGCTACAGAGCCAAGTAACGCGATACCACTGCAGAATATAG